One Eurosta solidaginis isolate ZX-2024a chromosome 5, ASM4086904v1, whole genome shotgun sequence DNA segment encodes these proteins:
- the LOC137234020 gene encoding T-complex protein 1 subunit eta-like has product MFCAVRVPEEDLKRTSSGAVMTTANDINSSVLGQCDYFEERQVGGERFTIFQGCVNARTCTLILRGSAEQFLEETELRYMML; this is encoded by the exons atgttctgtgctgttcgtgtaccagaagaagatttgaaacgtacatctagtggtgctgttatgactacagctaatgatattaattcaagtgttttgggtcaatgtgattactttgaagaacgtcaagttggtggtgaacgtttcaccATTTTCCAAG gttgcgttaatgctagaacatgtacattgattttacgtggcagtgccgaacaatttttggaagaaactgagcttcgttacatgatgctataa
- the LOC137254262 gene encoding uncharacterized protein → MDISEYIIEKVKENDCLYNLGSSDYKNLNKKQSIFENIGIALNLDGETCRKKWKSLRDAYKRRKRCALSPSGSAAGSATKSWKYMNAMQFLDDYPDSRKTVGNCNPGMINEHTDVYEKSTDCSNSSNREPLIVYESQISENSKDCSNSPNAIMDATFEPYIVYEPQLVDEYSKP, encoded by the exons ATGGATATAAgtgaatatatcatagaaaaagTTAAGGAAAACGATTGCTTATATAATCTTGGTTCTTcagattataaaaatttaaataaaaagcagtcaatatttgaaaatattggcATAGCATTGAACTTGGATG GAGAAACATGTCGTAAAAAGTGGAAAAGTCTGCGAGACGCTTATAAAAGGCGTAAGCGCTGTGCGCTATCTCCTTCCGGGAGCGCCGCAGGAAGTGCTACAAAAAGTTGGAAATACATGAATGCAATGCAGTTTTTAGACGACTATCCTGATTCAAGAAA aactGTTGGAAATTGTAATCCTGGCATGATTAACGAACACACTGATGTATATGAAAAGTCAACAGATTGCTCAAACTCTTCAAATCGTGAACCACTTATTGTATACGAATCGCAAATAAGCGAAAATTCGAAAGATTGTTCCAATTCTCCAAATGCAATTATGGATGCTACTTTCGAACCGTATATAGTATACGAACCACAGTTAGTTGACGAGTATTCCAAACCTTGA